A stretch of the Bubalus kerabau isolate K-KA32 ecotype Philippines breed swamp buffalo chromosome 11, PCC_UOA_SB_1v2, whole genome shotgun sequence genome encodes the following:
- the ARID5A gene encoding AT-rich interactive domain-containing protein 5A isoform X2, with protein MAKEPRGDDGATERPKKVKEEKRVDQLMPAKTKTDAPDLARLPSQETPRDGMEQRGLAAGPSLPFLGASGCPEAYKRLLSSFYCRGTHGIMSPLAKKKLLAQVSKAEALQCQEEGCRHGAGGEPQAPPAAPPMESPQSPGGPAEDSRHRLTPLEGRQAPGGGLWGETQAGPRPSAPVVTGCFHAYPSEVLKPISQRPRDLFPSLKDRVLLGPPAKEEGLPAKEPPLVWGGDAGRPSAFHKGSSRKGSLCPKPKACWVSPMTKVPAESPVPLPTFPSSPGLGHKRSLAEDGSVHGGKKLRAVSPFLKEANAQECGTKPGGPDLAVSCLLGPALPEAYRGTMLRCPLNFAGTLGPLKGQATLPFSPLVIPAFPANLLAATAPSPMTAGLMHLPPASFDGALCHRLCPASSPWHVPPATAYTAPHFSFHLNTKL; from the exons ATGGCCAAGGAGCCTCGGGGGGATGATGGGGCCACTGAGAGGCCAAAGAAGGTcaaggaggagaagcgggtggacCAG CTGATGCCAGCAAAGACCAAAACAGATGCCCCTGACCTGGCAAGGCTTCCTAGCCAGGAGACACCCAGAGACGGCATGGAGCAGCGAGGCCTGGCTGCGGGGCCCTCTCTGCCCTTTTTGGGTGCCAGTGGCTGCCCTGAGGCCTACAAACGGCTCCTGTCCAGCTTCTACTGCAGAGGGACACATGGTATCATGTCACCGCTGGCCAAAAAGAAGCTCCTGGCCCAGGTGAGCAAGGCGGAGGCCTTGCAGTGTCAGGAGGAGGGCTGTCGCCACGGGGCAGGTGGGGAGCCCCAGGCACCCCCAGCCGCCCCGCCCATGGAGAGTCCCCAGAGCCCAGGAGGGCCGGCCGAGGACTCCAGGCACCGGCTGACACCTCTGGAAGGAAGGCAGGCCCCTGGGGGCGGCCTCTGGGGGGAGACACAGGCAGGCCCTCGCCCGTCGGCCCCCGTCGTCACCGGCTGCTTCCACGCCTACCCCAGCGAGGTGCTGAAGCCTATCAGCCAGCGTCCCAGGGACCTTTTCCCCAGTCTTAAAGATAGGGTGTTGTTGGGGCCCCCTGCCAAGGAGGAGGGGCTGCCAGCCAAAGAGCCCCCACTGGTGTGGGGCGGGGATGCCGGCCGCCCTTCTGCATTCCACAAGGGCAGCTCCAGAAAGGGCAGCCTCTGCCCCAAACCCAAAGCCTGCTGGGTGTCCCCCATGACCAAGGTCCCTGCTGAGAGCCCCGTGCCCCTGCCCACCTTCCCGAGCAGCCCAGGCCTGGGCCACAAGCGCAGCCTGGCGGAAGACGGCTCGGTCCACGGCGGCAAAAAACTGCGGGCAGTGTCTCCCTTTCTGAAGGAGGCGAACGCCCAGGAGTGTGGGACCAAGCCCGGGGGCCCTGACCTGGCCGTCTCCTGCCTGCTGGGCCCCGCCCTCCCGGAGGCCTACAGGGGTACCATGCTGCGCTGTCCACTGAACTTTGCTGGCACCCTGGGCCCCTTAAAGGGCCAGGCCACCCTCCCCTTCAGCCCCCTGgtcatccctgccttcccggccaACCTGCTGGCCGCCACAGCACCCTCGCCCATGACCGCTGGCCTGATGCACCTCCCACCGGCATCCTTTGACGGTGCCCTGTGCCACAGACTCTGCCCGGCCTCGTCTCCATGGCACGTGCCACCTGCCACAGCCTACACAGCACCCCACTTCTCCTTCCACCTCAACACCAAGCTGTAG